A region from the Triticum aestivum cultivar Chinese Spring chromosome 3D, IWGSC CS RefSeq v2.1, whole genome shotgun sequence genome encodes:
- the LOC123075498 gene encoding CASP-like protein 5B3: MKRVVGSPGTWSGVALRLSQCAFAAASTFALDSGFGYSNYSAYAYMDTVLTLQLVWSLYLACKDIFALRNKKDLHTPHDLLFFVVIDWALATLMFSGACASASLTIFFMWDVNLCGAYSRLACRQFALSVTLAFMTWLLQAASSFSGFWLLVSFF; the protein is encoded by the exons ATGAAGCGCGTAGTGGGGAGCCCGGGAACATGGAGCGGCGTGGCGCTGCGGCTGTCGCAGTGCGCCTTCGCCGCCGCGTCCACCTTCGCGTTGGACTCCGGCTTCGGCTACTCCAACTACAGCGCCTACGC CTACATGGATACAGTGTTGACCCTGCAGCTTGTGTGGAGTTTGTACCTTGCTTGTAAGGATATCTTTGCTCTCAGGAATAAAAAGGATCTTCACACCCCACATGATCTATTGTTCTTTGTTGTCATTGACTGG GCCTTGGCGACTCTCATGTTCTCAGGAGCCTGTGCCTCCGCGAGCCTGACAATTTTCTTCATGTGGGATGTGAACCTCTGTGGGGCATACTCGCGGCTGGCCTGCCGGCAGTTCGCTCTTTCAGTCACCCTGGCGTTCATGACATGGTTGTTGCAAGCTGCATCATCTTTCTCTGGGTTTTGGCTACTGGTCTCATTCTTCTAG